Proteins encoded together in one Staphylococcus aureus window:
- the ausA gene encoding aureusimine non-ribosomal peptide synthetase AusA, whose product MIMGNLRFQQEYFRIYKNNTESTTHRNAYWVKLAKNVEATKMMYALSTIVQQHASIRHFFDVTTDDNLTMILHEFLPFIEIKQVPSSSANYDLEAFFKQELSTYHFNDSPLFKVKLFQFADAAYILLDFHVSIFDDSQIDIFLDDLCNAYRGNTVINNTRQHAHINRNDDKDNQDASHIALDSNYFRLENNSDIHIDSYFPIKHPFEQALYQTYLIDDMTSIDMASLAVSVYLANHIMSQQHDVTLGIHVPSHLPNDLHGNIVPLTLTIDAKDVCQRFTTDFNKCVLQNMSQLQCAKSSLSLETIFHCYHHMMSCCNDVIEDVHQIHDAHTSLADIEIFPHQHGFKIIYNSAAYDLLSIETLSDLVRNIYLQITEENGNKRTTVDELNLMTERDIQLYDDINLSLPEIDDAQTVVTLFEQQVEATPNHVAVQFDGVFITYQTLNARANDLAHRLRNQYGVEPNDRVAVIAEKSIEMIIAMIGVLKAGGAYVPIDPNYPSDRQEYILKDVTPKVVITYQALYENGKQNINHIDLNKIAWKNIDNLSKCNTLEDHAYVIYTSGTTGNPKGTLIPHRGIVRLVHQNHYVPLNEETTILLSGTIAFDAATFEIYGALLNGGKLIVAKKEQLLNPIAVEQLINENDVNTMWLTSSLFNQIASERIEVLVPLKYLLIGGEVLNAKWVDLLNQKPKHPQIINGYGPTENTTFTTTYNIPNKVPNRIPIGKPILGTHVYIMQGERRCGVGIPGELCTSGFGLAAGYLNQPELTADKFIKDSNINQLMYRSGDIVRLLPDGNIDYLYRKDKQVKIRGFRIELSEVEHALERIQGINKAVVIVQNHDQDQYIVAYYEAMHTLSHNKIKSQLRMTLPEYMIPVNFMHIEQIPITINGKLDKKALPIMDYVDTDAYVAPSTDTEHLLCQIFADILHVNQVGIHDNFFELGGHSLKATLVVNRIEASTGKRLQIGDLLQKPTVFELAQAIAKVQEQNYEVIPETIVKDDYVLSSAQKRMYLLWKSNHKDTVYNVPFLWRLSSELNVAQLRQAVQRLIARHEILRTQYIVVDDEVRQRIVADVAVDFEEVNTHFTDEQEIMRQFVAPFNLEKPSQIRVRYIRSPLHAYLFIDTHHIINDGMSNIQLMNDLNALYQHKLLLPLKLQYKDYSEWMSHRDMTKHRQYWLSQFKDEVPILSLPTDYVRPNIKTTNGAMMSFTMNQQMRQLLQKYVEKHQITDFMFFMSVVMTLLSRYARKDDVVVGSVMSARMHKGTEQMLGMFANTLVYRGQPSPDKMWTQFLQEVKEMSLEAYEHQEYPFECLVNDLDQSHDASRNPLFDVMLVLQNNETNHAHFGHSKLTHIQPKSVTAKFDLSFIIEEDRDDYTINIEYNTDLYHSETVRHMGNQCMIMIDYILKHQDTLQICDIPNGTEELLNWVNTHVNDRMLNVPGNKSIISYFNEVVSRQGNHVALVMNDLTMTYETLRNYVDAIAHMLLSNGVGNGQRVALFTERSFEMIAAMLATVKVGASYIPIDIDFPNKRQGAILEDAKVTAVMSYGVEIETTLPVIQLENAKGFVESKENEQYDDLHGNQLENTAMLDNEMYAIYTSGTTGMPKGVAIRQRNLLNLVHAWSTELQLGDNEVFLQHANIVFDASVMEIYCCLLNGHTLVIPDREERVNPEQLQQLINKHRVTVASIPLQMCSVMEDFYIEKLITGGATSTASFVKYIEKHCGTYFNAYGPSESTVITSYWSHHCGDLIPETIPIGKPLSNIQVYIMSDGLLCGIGMPGELCIAGDSLAIGYINRPELMADKWQNNPFGKGKLYHSGDLARYTSDGQIEFLGRIDKQVKVNGYRIELDEIENAILAIRGISDCVVTVSHFDTHDILNAYYVGEQQVEQDLKQYLNDQLPKYMIPKTITHIDCMPLTTNDKVDTTRLPNPSPIQQSNKVYSEPSNEIEQTFVDVFGEVLKQNDVGVDDDFFELGGNSLEAMLVVSHLKRFGHHISMQTLYQYKTVRQIVNYMYQNQQSLVALPDNLSELQKIVMSRYNLGILEDSLSHRPLGNTLLTGATGFLGAYLIEVLQGYSHRIYCFIRADNEEIAWYKLMTNLNDYFSEETVEIMLSNIEVIVGDFECMDDVVLPENMDTIIHAGARTDHFGDDDEFEKVNVQGTVDVIRLAQQHHARLIYVSTISVGTYFDIDTEDVTFSEADVYKGQLLTSPYTRSKFYSELKVLEAVNNGLDGRIVRVGNLTNPYNGRWHMRNIKTNRFSMVMNDLLQLDCIGVSMAEMPVDFSFVDTTARQIVALAQVNTPQIIYHVLSPNKMPVKSLLECVKRKEIELVSDESFNEILQKQDMYETIGLTSVDREQQLAMIDTTLTLKIMNHISEKWPTITNNWLYHWAQYIKTIFNK is encoded by the coding sequence ATGATTATGGGTAATTTGAGATTTCAACAGGAATATTTTCGTATATACAAAAATAATACAGAATCAACGACACACCGTAATGCGTATTGGGTTAAACTCGCTAAAAATGTTGAAGCTACTAAAATGATGTATGCATTATCGACAATTGTGCAACAACATGCATCTATAAGACATTTTTTTGATGTTACTACCGATGACAATTTAACAATGATACTTCATGAATTTCTGCCTTTTATTGAGATAAAACAAGTTCCATCTTCTTCCGCAAACTATGATTTAGAAGCTTTTTTTAAGCAAGAATTAAGTACTTACCATTTTAATGATTCACCTTTATTCAAAGTTAAATTGTTTCAGTTCGCTGATGCTGCATATATACTATTAGATTTTCATGTGTCCATTTTCGATGATAGTCAAATTGATATTTTTCTTGATGATTTATGCAATGCATATCGTGGCAATACTGTTATTAACAATACTCGACAGCATGCACATATAAATAGAAATGATGATAAAGACAATCAAGATGCATCGCATATAGCATTAGACTCAAACTATTTTCGGTTAGAGAATAACTCTGACATCCATATTGATAGTTATTTTCCAATTAAGCATCCATTTGAACAAGCTTTATATCAAACGTATTTGATTGATGATATGACATCAATAGATATGGCATCGTTGGCTGTTAGTGTGTATTTAGCTAATCATATAATGAGTCAACAACATGATGTCACATTAGGTATACATGTACCATCACATTTACCAAATGATTTACACGGAAATATTGTGCCGTTAACGTTAACAATCGATGCAAAAGATGTATGTCAACGTTTTACAACAGATTTTAATAAATGTGTGTTGCAAAATATGTCGCAATTACAGTGCGCGAAGTCTTCGCTTTCACTAGAGACTATTTTTCATTGTTATCATCATATGATGTCTTGTTGTAATGATGTTATTGAGGATGTACATCAAATACATGATGCACATACATCTTTAGCGGATATTGAAATTTTTCCACATCAACACGGGTTCAAAATTATATATAACAGTGCAGCATATGATTTGCTCTCAATCGAGACGCTGAGTGACTTAGTTCGAAATATTTATTTGCAAATTACTGAAGAAAATGGAAATAAACGAACAACTGTAGATGAACTTAATTTGATGACAGAACGTGATATTCAATTATATGACGATATCAATTTAAGTTTGCCTGAGATAGATGATGCGCAAACAGTTGTTACCTTATTTGAGCAACAAGTTGAAGCAACGCCGAATCATGTCGCTGTGCAATTTGACGGAGTGTTTATAACATATCAAACATTGAATGCACGCGCGAATGATTTAGCACACCGTTTGAGAAACCAGTATGGTGTTGAACCTAATGATCGTGTCGCTGTCATAGCTGAAAAAAGTATTGAGATGATAATAGCGATGATAGGTGTGTTGAAAGCTGGTGGGGCTTACGTGCCAATTGATCCGAACTATCCAAGTGATCGTCAGGAGTACATTTTAAAAGATGTAACGCCTAAAGTTGTAATAACGTACCAAGCTTTATATGAAAATGGTAAACAAAATATTAATCACATTGATTTGAATAAGATAGCGTGGAAAAATATTGATAATCTTTCTAAATGTAACACGTTAGAAGATCATGCTTATGTTATTTACACGTCGGGGACAACTGGTAACCCTAAAGGGACACTAATTCCGCACCGAGGTATTGTTCGCTTGGTCCATCAAAATCATTATGTACCATTAAATGAAGAGACGACGATTTTGTTATCAGGAACTATAGCCTTTGATGCTGCAACATTTGAAATATATGGTGCATTGCTCAATGGTGGAAAGCTGATTGTTGCTAAAAAAGAACAATTATTAAATCCAATAGCGGTAGAACAATTAATCAATGAAAATGACGTTAATACTATGTGGTTAACCTCCTCATTATTTAATCAGATTGCTAGTGAACGAATAGAAGTATTGGTACCGTTAAAGTATTTATTAATTGGTGGAGAAGTATTGAATGCTAAGTGGGTGGATTTGCTTAATCAAAAACCGAAGCATCCTCAAATTATTAATGGTTATGGACCAACTGAAAATACAACATTTACAACGACGTATAATATACCTAACAAAGTTCCAAATCGTATTCCTATTGGTAAACCGATTCTGGGTACTCATGTTTATATCATGCAAGGCGAGCGTCGGTGTGGCGTTGGTATTCCTGGAGAATTATGTACAAGTGGCTTTGGGTTAGCTGCAGGTTATTTAAATCAGCCAGAATTGACAGCAGATAAATTTATCAAAGATTCAAATATAAATCAGCTGATGTATAGAAGTGGTGATATCGTTCGTTTGTTACCCGATGGCAACATAGATTATTTATATCGAAAGGACAAACAAGTTAAGATTCGAGGGTTTAGGATTGAGTTGTCAGAGGTTGAGCATGCGCTCGAGCGTATACAAGGTATTAATAAAGCAGTTGTTATTGTTCAAAATCATGATCAAGATCAGTATATCGTTGCTTATTATGAAGCGATGCATACATTATCACATAATAAGATTAAATCACAATTACGTATGACCTTACCGGAGTACATGATACCAGTTAATTTCATGCATATTGAGCAAATTCCTATTACTATTAATGGGAAATTAGATAAGAAGGCATTGCCTATCATGGACTATGTCGATACGGATGCCTATGTAGCACCGAGTACAGATACCGAACACTTGCTATGCCAAATTTTTGCAGATATTTTACATGTGAATCAAGTAGGTATTCATGATAATTTCTTTGAATTAGGTGGCCATTCATTAAAAGCAACGTTAGTGGTGAATCGGATAGAGGCATCTACTGGGAAACGATTACAAATTGGTGATTTATTACAAAAGCCAACTGTATTTGAACTAGCACAAGCGATTGCTAAGGTTCAAGAACAAAACTATGAAGTGATTCCAGAAACTATAGTTAAAGATGATTATGTGCTGAGCTCTGCACAAAAGCGTATGTATTTATTATGGAAATCAAACCATAAAGATACGGTGTATAACGTACCTTTTTTATGGCGGTTATCATCAGAACTTAATGTAGCTCAATTGCGACAAGCAGTGCAGCGTTTGATAGCGCGACATGAGATTTTACGAACACAATATATTGTTGTAGATGATGAGGTTCGACAACGTATTGTGGCAGATGTTGCAGTTGACTTTGAAGAAGTTAACACGCATTTTACGGATGAACAAGAAATCATGCGCCAATTTGTAGCACCTTTTAATTTGGAAAAGCCAAGTCAAATTAGAGTGAGATACATTAGAAGTCCCTTACATGCATACCTCTTTATAGATACGCATCATATCATTAATGACGGTATGAGTAATATACAATTAATGAATGATCTTAACGCACTTTATCAACATAAATTATTGTTACCACTTAAATTGCAATATAAAGACTATAGTGAGTGGATGTCGCATCGTGATATGACGAAACATAGACAATATTGGTTATCTCAATTCAAAGATGAAGTACCTATTTTAAGCTTACCGACAGACTATGTTAGACCAAATATTAAAACGACAAATGGAGCAATGATGTCATTTACAATGAATCAACAAATGAGACAGCTACTTCAAAAGTATGTAGAAAAGCATCAAATTACTGATTTTATGTTCTTTATGAGTGTGGTCATGACGTTGTTAAGTAGATATGCTCGAAAAGATGATGTTGTTGTCGGTAGTGTGATGAGTGCGCGTATGCATAAAGGCACGGAGCAAATGCTAGGCATGTTTGCTAATACGTTGGTATATAGAGGGCAACCGTCACCTGATAAAATGTGGACACAGTTTTTACAAGAGGTTAAGGAAATGAGTTTGGAGGCATACGAGCATCAAGAATACCCATTCGAATGTTTAGTAAATGACTTAGATCAATCACATGATGCCTCACGGAATCCATTATTTGATGTCATGTTAGTACTACAAAACAATGAAACGAATCATGCTCATTTTGGGCATAGTAAATTAACACACATTCAACCCAAATCAGTGACGGCGAAATTTGATTTATCTTTCATCATTGAAGAAGATCGCGATGACTATACAATCAATATCGAGTATAATACCGATTTATATCACTCAGAAACAGTTCGTCACATGGGTAATCAATGTATGATTATGATTGATTATATTTTGAAGCATCAAGATACACTACAAATTTGTGATATACCAAACGGCACGGAGGAACTTCTAAATTGGGTCAATACGCATGTTAACGATCGAATGCTTAATGTCCCGGGAAATAAATCTATCATAAGTTACTTTAATGAAGTTGTCTCACGACAAGGTAATCATGTTGCGCTAGTCATGAATGATTTGACAATGACGTATGAAACATTACGCAACTATGTGGATGCCATTGCGCACATGCTCCTATCAAATGGTGTGGGCAATGGTCAACGGGTTGCCTTGTTTACAGAACGTAGTTTTGAAATGATTGCGGCGATGTTGGCGACAGTTAAAGTAGGTGCATCTTATATACCTATCGATATTGATTTTCCGAATAAACGACAAGGTGCAATTTTGGAGGATGCTAAAGTAACTGCAGTCATGTCTTACGGCGTTGAAATTGAAACGACATTACCAGTCATTCAATTGGAAAATGCTAAAGGCTTTGTTGAATCAAAGGAAAATGAACAATATGATGATTTACATGGCAATCAACTTGAAAACACAGCGATGTTAGATAATGAGATGTATGCTATTTACACATCTGGTACGACCGGGATGCCTAAAGGGGTTGCCATACGACAACGAAATTTGTTGAATTTAGTGCATGCATGGTCAACTGAATTGCAATTAGGCGACAATGAAGTATTTTTGCAACATGCAAATATTGTTTTTGATGCATCAGTTATGGAGATTTATTGTTGTTTGTTAAATGGTCATACGCTTGTGATTCCAGATAGAGAGGAACGTGTTAATCCAGAACAGTTACAACAACTCATTAATAAGCATCGTGTGACGGTTGCGTCGATTCCGTTACAGATGTGTAGTGTTATGGAAGACTTTTATATTGAAAAGTTGATTACAGGCGGGGCAACTAGTACGGCATCCTTTGTTAAATATATTGAGAAGCATTGTGGCACGTATTTCAATGCCTATGGACCATCTGAGTCAACAGTCATCACATCGTATTGGTCACATCATTGTGGTGATTTGATACCTGAGACGATTCCAATTGGCAAACCCTTATCTAACATCCAAGTGTATATTATGTCAGATGGTTTGTTATGCGGTATTGGTATGCCAGGCGAGTTGTGTATTGCAGGTGATAGTTTAGCGATAGGATATATTAATCGTCCAGAATTAATGGCTGATAAATGGCAAAATAATCCATTTGGTAAAGGAAAGTTGTATCATAGTGGTGATTTAGCACGTTATACATCTGATGGTCAAATTGAATTTTTAGGAAGAATAGATAAACAAGTGAAAGTTAACGGGTACCGTATTGAACTTGATGAAATTGAAAATGCAATATTAGCTATTCGTGGTATATCTGATTGTGTTGTAACAGTAAGTCACTTTGATACGCATGATATATTGAATGCTTATTATGTCGGAGAGCAACAAGTGGAACAGGATTTGAAGCAATATTTAAATGATCAGCTGCCTAAGTATATGATTCCTAAGACTATAACGCATATCGATTGTATGCCATTAACCACGAATGACAAGGTGGATACTACGCGTTTGCCAAATCCATCACCTATACAACAGTCTAATAAAGTGTATAGCGAACCCTCTAATGAAATTGAGCAGACATTTGTTGATGTATTTGGAGAGGTATTGAAACAAAATGATGTCGGTGTTGACGATGATTTCTTTGAACTTGGTGGTAACTCATTAGAGGCGATGTTAGTTGTCTCGCATTTAAAACGATTTGGCCATCATATTTCAATGCAGACATTATACCAATATAAAACCGTGCGACAGATTGTTAATTATATGTACCAAAATCAACAATCATTAGTTGCATTACCGGATAATCTTTCGGAATTACAAAAGATTGTTATGTCTCGTTATAACTTGGGTATTTTAGAGGATAGTCTAAGTCATCGACCTCTAGGAAATACACTATTGACTGGCGCGACAGGTTTTTTAGGTGCTTATCTGATTGAAGTACTACAAGGATACAGTCATCGCATTTATTGTTTCATACGTGCTGATAATGAGGAAATAGCATGGTATAAGTTGATGACGAATTTAAATGATTATTTTTCAGAAGAGACGGTTGAAATAATGTTATCAAACATTGAAGTCATTGTTGGTGATTTCGAGTGTATGGATGATGTTGTTTTACCAGAAAACATGGATACGATTATTCATGCAGGTGCTCGTACAGATCACTTTGGTGATGATGATGAATTTGAAAAAGTAAATGTTCAAGGTACTGTTGATGTCATACGTTTGGCACAACAACATCATGCAAGGTTAATATATGTGTCTACGATAAGTGTGGGAACTTATTTTGATATAGACACAGAAGATGTGACATTTTCAGAAGCGGATGTCTATAAAGGGCAACTACTAACATCACCATATACACGGAGCAAATTTTATAGTGAATTAAAAGTATTAGAAGCTGTAAATAATGGCTTAGATGGTCGGATTGTACGTGTTGGTAATTTGACGAATCCTTACAATGGAAGATGGCATATGAGAAATATAAAGACTAACCGTTTTTCAATGGTAATGAATGATTTGTTACAACTGGATTGTATCGGGGTTAGCATGGCTGAAATGCCTGTAGATTTTTCTTTTGTGGATACGACTGCAAGACAAATTGTCGCATTAGCACAGGTCAACACACCACAAATCATTTACCATGTGCTATCACCTAATAAAATGCCGGTGAAATCTTTGTTAGAATGCGTTAAGCGCAAAGAAATTGAACTCGTCAGCGATGAATCATTTAATGAAATTTTACAGAAACAAGACATGTACGAAACGATTGGATTAACTAGTGTTGACCGTGAACAACAACTAGCAATGATAGATACAACATTAACATTAAAAATAATGAATCACATCAGTGAAAAATGGCCAACGATAACTAACAATTGGCTGTATCATTGGGCACAATATATCAAAACAATATTCAATAAGTAA
- the argB gene encoding acetylglutamate kinase: protein MKFIVIKIGGSTLSDMHPSIINNIKHLRSNNIYPIIVHGGGPFINEALSNQQIEPHFVNGLRVTDKATMTITKHTLIADVNTALVAQFNQHQCSAIGLCGLDAQLFEITSFDQQYGYVGVPTALNKDALQYLCTKFVPIINSIGFNNHDGEFYNINADTLAYFIASSLKAPIYVLSNIAGVLINDVVIPQLPLVDIHQYIEHGDIYGGMIPKVLDAKNAIENGCPKVIIASGNKPNIIESIYNNDFVGTTILNS, encoded by the coding sequence ATGAAATTTATTGTCATTAAAATTGGTGGCAGTACACTTAGTGACATGCATCCATCAATTATTAACAACATTAAGCATTTACGATCAAACAACATCTACCCCATTATCGTTCATGGCGGTGGCCCATTTATTAATGAAGCATTATCAAACCAGCAAATCGAGCCACACTTTGTTAATGGCCTAAGAGTGACTGATAAAGCAACCATGACCATTACTAAACACACGCTCATTGCAGACGTTAACACTGCATTAGTAGCTCAATTTAACCAGCACCAATGTTCTGCAATAGGCTTATGTGGTTTGGATGCACAGCTGTTTGAAATTACATCTTTTGATCAACAATATGGATATGTCGGTGTTCCGACCGCTTTAAATAAGGATGCTTTACAGTATTTATGTACTAAATTTGTACCTATCATCAATTCGATTGGTTTCAATAACCATGATGGAGAATTTTACAATATTAATGCTGACACGCTTGCCTATTTTATTGCATCATCATTAAAAGCGCCTATTTATGTATTAAGTAATATTGCAGGTGTACTCATCAATGATGTTGTTATACCTCAATTGCCATTAGTCGATATTCATCAATATATTGAACATGGTGATATTTATGGAGGTATGATTCCCAAAGTGCTAGATGCCAAAAATGCGATTGAAAATGGCTGTCCTAAAGTTATCATTGCATCAGGAAACAAGCCAAATATCATTGAATCTATTTACAATAATGATTTTGTTGGCACAACAATCCTTAATTCATAA
- the ausB gene encoding aureusimine biosynthesis 4'-phosphopantetheinyl transferase AusB — protein MTVFVMQLQSNLKSIEELISQSRWSYKKPRTVNYRYNQDKLMHRLGDILVQYGIQHDTGLLPHEWHYHISPRGKADIVQHNRDGQPIYVSLSYSYPYIVCVVDKEPVGIDIEKISQRLDWRTLVTCFSTNEAHQICSLNDFYQIWTQKESFTKLIGEGLIKGLDIYDMTQSHFYQSREVKFKQFIFDQFMVQVCFLGQAPWGYKKVSVFQLLSS, from the coding sequence ATGACAGTATTTGTAATGCAATTACAGAGTAACTTGAAAAGTATTGAAGAATTAATATCACAAAGTCGTTGGTCATATAAAAAACCGCGTACAGTCAACTATAGATACAATCAAGATAAACTCATGCACAGATTGGGAGATATTTTAGTGCAATATGGAATTCAACATGACACAGGTTTATTACCACATGAATGGCATTATCACATTTCGCCACGAGGTAAGGCAGATATTGTTCAACACAATCGTGATGGACAGCCCATCTATGTGAGCTTATCATATAGTTATCCTTATATCGTGTGTGTTGTCGATAAAGAACCAGTTGGTATTGATATCGAAAAGATATCACAACGTTTAGACTGGCGTACGTTAGTGACGTGTTTCTCTACAAACGAAGCACATCAAATATGTAGTTTAAATGATTTTTATCAAATATGGACACAAAAAGAAAGTTTTACAAAATTGATTGGTGAAGGTTTAATCAAAGGATTGGACATTTATGATATGACACAATCACACTTTTATCAATCACGTGAAGTGAAGTTCAAACAATTTATTTTTGATCAGTTTATGGTACAGGTATGTTTCTTAGGACAGGCACCCTGGGGTTATAAAAAAGTGTCTGTATTTCAGTTATTGAGTAGTTAA
- a CDS encoding YagU family protein: protein MGIFIYAGIIGGLLSGIVKLGWEVMFPPRTPERNATNPPQELLQQLGFSSEFTHQTYTFSNMELPWVSFIVHFSFSIVIAIIYCILVKKYAYLAMGQGAVFGIAIWVLFHLIIMPIMHTVPAVWDQPFQEHLSEFFGHIVWMMTIELVRQHFVYRYKLN, encoded by the coding sequence ATGGGTATATTCATTTATGCTGGAATTATCGGTGGCTTGTTATCTGGAATTGTAAAATTAGGTTGGGAGGTCATGTTTCCACCTCGCACACCAGAACGTAATGCAACGAACCCACCTCAAGAGTTATTGCAACAATTAGGATTTAGTAGTGAGTTTACGCATCAAACATATACATTTTCAAATATGGAATTGCCTTGGGTAAGCTTTATTGTCCACTTTAGTTTTTCTATCGTCATTGCAATTATTTACTGCATATTAGTTAAAAAATACGCTTACTTAGCAATGGGACAAGGTGCTGTTTTTGGTATTGCTATTTGGGTATTATTCCACCTTATCATTATGCCAATCATGCATACTGTACCTGCTGTGTGGGATCAACCATTCCAAGAGCATCTGTCAGAATTCTTTGGCCATATCGTCTGGATGATGACAATTGAATTAGTGCGACAACATTTTGTCTATCGCTATAAATTAAATTAA
- the argJ gene encoding bifunctional glutamate N-acetyltransferase/amino-acid acetyltransferase ArgJ, which produces MKHQETTSQQYNFSIIKHGDISTPQGFTAGGMHIGLRANKKDFGWIYSSSLASAAAVYTLNQFKAAPLIVTEDTLQKSKGKLQALVVNSANANSCTGQQGIDDARQTQTWVAQQLQIPSEHVAVASTGVIGEYLPMDKIKTGTEHIKDANFATPGAFNEAILTTDTCTKHIAVSLKIDGKTVTIGGSTKGSGMIHPNMATMLAFITTDASIESNTLHQLLKSSTDHTFNMITVDGDTSTNDMVLVMANHQVEHQILSQDHPQWETFVDAFNFVCTFLAKAIARDGEGATKLISVNVSGAKSISDARKIGKTIVSSNLVKSAIFGEDANFGRIITAIGYSGCEIDPNCTYVQLNQIPVVDKGMAVLFDEQAMSNTLTHENVTIDVQLGLGNAAATAYGCDLSYDYVRINASYRT; this is translated from the coding sequence ATGAAACATCAAGAAACGACATCACAACAATATAACTTTTCAATTATTAAACATGGCGATATCAGTACACCTCAAGGCTTCACGGCTGGTGGTATGCACATCGGTTTACGCGCTAACAAAAAAGACTTTGGGTGGATTTACTCATCGTCTTTGGCAAGTGCAGCTGCCGTATATACTTTAAATCAGTTTAAAGCTGCACCACTTATTGTCACTGAAGACACTTTACAAAAGTCTAAAGGAAAATTACAAGCACTTGTTGTTAATTCAGCTAATGCAAATTCTTGTACCGGTCAACAAGGCATAGATGATGCACGACAAACACAAACATGGGTTGCTCAACAACTTCAAATACCATCTGAGCATGTTGCTGTTGCTTCAACTGGGGTCATTGGTGAATATTTGCCTATGGATAAAATTAAGACTGGGACCGAACATATTAAGGATGCTAATTTTGCAACGCCAGGTGCGTTTAACGAGGCAATTTTAACAACTGATACCTGTACAAAACATATCGCTGTATCACTAAAAATCGATGGTAAAACCGTTACAATTGGTGGTAGCACCAAAGGTTCAGGTATGATTCACCCAAATATGGCTACCATGCTTGCTTTTATAACAACCGATGCATCGATTGAATCGAATACACTTCATCAATTATTAAAATCTTCGACTGACCATACATTTAATATGATTACTGTTGATGGCGATACAAGTACAAATGACATGGTATTAGTCATGGCAAATCACCAAGTTGAACACCAAATACTTAGTCAAGACCATCCACAATGGGAAACATTTGTTGATGCATTCAATTTTGTCTGTACATTTTTAGCTAAAGCTATAGCCAGAGATGGCGAAGGCGCAACAAAGTTAATCAGCGTCAATGTGTCAGGCGCTAAATCAATATCAGATGCAAGAAAAATCGGTAAAACTATCGTAAGTTCAAATCTAGTAAAATCAGCTATTTTTGGCGAAGATGCCAATTTTGGTCGAATCATTACAGCTATTGGCTACAGCGGATGTGAAATTGATCCTAACTGCACATATGTTCAACTGAACCAAATACCTGTCGTTGATAAAGGTATGGCTGTACTATTTGATGAGCAAGCTATGTCGAATACATTAACTCATGAAAATGTCACAATTGACGTTCAGCTTGGTTTAGGTAACGCTGCAGCGACTGCATACGGTTGTGATTTATCCTATGATTATGTGCGTATCAACGCATCATATCGAACATAA